The Kosakonia sacchari SP1 genome includes a window with the following:
- the virB10 gene encoding VirB10/TraB/TrbI family type IV secretion system protein, whose amino-acid sequence MTDKSIPEKTMAELEGEARERARSTMAAQDPTPGIVPGQPEVTRFRKASGHRTLIVSLLSLGVLIALAFAGDRLLGIVKQGDSEEMETAPRSGGTAQQERKNLGMDNNPFGLFGEEKPDVAAENLQPQSTPEPVLNKAAALADNSENVSDAGHEASQSERPGNTPPGEPPDSDATTEENPGVAKITGVRRLGLDPDLYLPVDHYIPCSMMQRFVSDVGGRISCLVSEDVYSASGHVKLLPAGTVARGLYRTGALQHGRSRMFVVWTELRTPEPNSLQIPLVDTEASGSLGEAGVAGWIDTHFWERFGNALMLSTVQDVAAAVADTAPGKDRDTDYTENTRAATAEMAKTTLENSIDIPPTMYLNQGDVIGILTGTDIDFSSVWKLRLQKRWYER is encoded by the coding sequence ATGACAGACAAGTCTATTCCGGAAAAAACCATGGCGGAACTGGAGGGCGAAGCGCGTGAACGCGCCCGCTCTACAATGGCGGCGCAGGACCCGACACCCGGTATTGTGCCAGGTCAGCCAGAAGTGACGCGCTTTCGAAAAGCATCCGGGCACCGGACACTCATCGTCAGTCTGCTAAGTCTGGGTGTATTGATCGCCCTGGCATTTGCCGGTGATCGTCTGCTTGGGATAGTAAAGCAAGGCGATAGTGAGGAAATGGAAACCGCCCCGCGCTCTGGCGGTACAGCACAGCAGGAGCGCAAAAATCTTGGCATGGACAACAATCCGTTCGGCCTGTTTGGTGAGGAAAAGCCGGACGTTGCCGCTGAGAATCTCCAGCCTCAAAGTACCCCGGAACCCGTTTTAAATAAGGCGGCAGCGCTCGCCGACAATTCAGAGAATGTTTCCGATGCAGGGCATGAGGCTTCACAAAGCGAGCGGCCTGGCAACACCCCGCCTGGTGAACCACCAGACAGTGATGCAACCACTGAAGAAAATCCCGGTGTGGCGAAAATTACCGGTGTCAGGCGGCTTGGCCTTGATCCTGATCTCTATCTTCCGGTTGATCATTATATTCCGTGCTCAATGATGCAGCGGTTTGTTTCTGACGTTGGCGGGCGCATTTCCTGCCTCGTCAGTGAGGATGTTTACAGCGCCAGCGGCCATGTGAAATTGCTTCCGGCGGGTACGGTCGCCAGAGGTCTCTACCGTACCGGGGCGTTACAGCATGGCCGTAGCCGGATGTTTGTTGTCTGGACGGAATTGCGCACACCGGAACCCAATAGCCTGCAAATCCCGCTGGTTGATACAGAGGCGAGCGGTTCACTCGGTGAGGCTGGTGTTGCGGGCTGGATCGATACTCATTTCTGGGAGCGCTTCGGTAACGCGTTAATGTTAAGTACCGTCCAGGACGTCGCCGCAGCGGTGGCGGATACAGCACCTGGTAAAGATCGCGATACCGATTACACCGAGAATACCCGCGCGGCGACGGCAGAAATGGCAAAGACCACGTTGGAAAACAGCATAGATATCCCGCCCACCATGTATCTGAATCAGGGAGATGTGATTGGCATTCTTACGGGTACGGATATCGATTTTTCCTCTGTCTGGAAATTGCGGCTACAAAAGAGGTGGTATGAGCGCTGA
- a CDS encoding type IV secretion system protein encodes MSGGMFVGMNNTITDGLHAVLRGQASVYGNMISVIAVSSFTLFITYRGYQTLAGKLQTPVEDVMWDVGRMLLIMTFVLNLNGWLDLAISAINGLKDGVSGADNVWTLLDTVWAKAQTIGQKLYQQDDSTYVKLNGGFAQLLVWVGAIVTLLFGSAVNLLAEIIIVLMTTTAPLFIFCLLYGFLLSMFNNWLKVIFTVILTIMFSALSIRIAINYLNGILDKAVNFADSANIITLGVQCCVAGVISGVIIWFSAKIASELGAASVQMALQGATVSGLKTLVKKTTGIPGIRSDTTRAAATESTRSMNAHPHTATSAWQKRTASIESMKRFNQQRHR; translated from the coding sequence ATGTCAGGTGGTATGTTTGTTGGCATGAACAACACTATCACTGACGGTTTACATGCCGTACTACGCGGGCAAGCCTCTGTGTACGGCAATATGATAAGCGTCATCGCCGTCAGTTCCTTCACTCTATTCATCACTTATCGTGGCTATCAAACCCTGGCCGGGAAACTGCAAACGCCTGTTGAAGATGTTATGTGGGATGTCGGTCGGATGCTGTTAATTATGACGTTTGTTTTAAACCTTAATGGTTGGCTGGATTTAGCTATATCAGCAATCAACGGGTTAAAAGATGGTGTCAGCGGTGCTGATAATGTCTGGACTTTGCTGGATACAGTCTGGGCGAAGGCACAAACAATTGGGCAAAAACTCTATCAACAGGATGACTCTACTTATGTCAAACTCAATGGCGGTTTTGCACAACTCCTTGTCTGGGTAGGTGCAATAGTCACGCTACTATTCGGTTCTGCGGTAAATCTGTTAGCGGAAATCATCATTGTATTAATGACCACAACCGCGCCGTTATTTATTTTCTGCTTGTTATATGGCTTCCTGCTTTCAATGTTTAATAACTGGCTGAAAGTTATTTTTACGGTGATCCTGACAATAATGTTTTCGGCATTATCCATAAGGATCGCCATTAATTATCTCAATGGCATATTAGATAAAGCGGTTAATTTTGCTGACAGCGCCAACATCATTACGCTGGGTGTTCAGTGCTGTGTTGCGGGCGTCATTTCAGGCGTTATCATCTGGTTCTCAGCAAAAATTGCCAGCGAACTGGGAGCGGCTTCCGTTCAAATGGCATTGCAGGGCGCTACAGTGAGTGGTCTGAAGACACTGGTGAAAAAGACAACCGGTATACCAGGTATTCGAAGCGACACAACAAGGGCTGCGGCAACAGAAAGCACCCGATCCATGAATGCACATCCCCACACAGCAACATCGGCATGGCAAAAACGCACCGCATCCATCGAAAGCATGAAGCGCTTTAACCAACAGCGCCACCGCTAA
- the virB11 gene encoding P-type DNA transfer ATPase VirB11, with product MSAENLSLDFMKNQLFGEFLLLDGLTEIAINRPGEVHIKIKGRWQMHDSPVTLHQCYAFAKALASWSDDNIDDTSPILSATLESGERVQVIIPPACERNTVSITLRNPLFEQKTHHSYIDAGFYDRVTGKERGGSKDEELSRYYRRGDIPAFIEKAVEYGKTIFIVGETGSGKTTYMKTLLHYIPQHLRLTTIEDNPEIRFYHHTNYVHLFYPADAGSDAIVTPGRLIRANYRMNPDRILLAEIRGREAWDALKIIGSGHEGLITSMHAGSPMECIEGIIDRCYEHPDCKNIPFDVLLRKVLKNVDIIISVDIHGDIRRVGDIYFKALHLGKMEEAFK from the coding sequence ATGAGCGCTGAAAACCTGTCGCTGGATTTCATGAAGAACCAGCTATTCGGTGAGTTTCTCTTGCTAGATGGCCTGACGGAAATCGCGATCAATCGACCTGGAGAAGTCCACATAAAAATTAAGGGGCGATGGCAGATGCATGATTCCCCGGTGACACTACACCAGTGCTATGCCTTTGCGAAAGCGCTGGCCTCGTGGAGTGATGACAACATTGATGACACTTCCCCAATTCTTTCGGCAACATTAGAGTCAGGTGAACGCGTACAGGTAATTATCCCTCCGGCGTGTGAGCGCAATACCGTCTCTATCACACTGAGAAACCCGTTATTCGAGCAGAAAACCCACCATTCATACATCGATGCTGGTTTTTACGACCGGGTAACGGGCAAAGAACGGGGCGGCAGCAAAGACGAAGAACTCAGTCGATATTATCGCAGAGGAGACATTCCCGCTTTTATTGAAAAGGCCGTTGAATATGGCAAAACAATCTTTATCGTTGGTGAAACCGGCTCCGGAAAAACCACCTATATGAAAACACTGCTGCATTATATTCCGCAGCATCTCAGGCTGACGACTATCGAAGATAACCCCGAAATTCGTTTTTATCATCACACCAATTATGTGCATCTTTTTTATCCAGCAGATGCCGGGTCCGATGCCATTGTGACGCCTGGCAGGCTTATTCGCGCAAATTACCGGATGAACCCGGATCGTATTCTACTGGCGGAAATTCGCGGGCGGGAAGCCTGGGACGCGTTGAAGATCATTGGCTCCGGTCATGAAGGACTCATCACTTCAATGCATGCGGGCAGCCCGATGGAATGTATCGAAGGGATCATTGATCGTTGTTATGAACACCCGGACTGTAAAAATATCCCGTTTGATGTGCTGTTACGTAAGGTGCTCAAGAATGTGGACATTATCATCAGCGTGGATATTCACGGTGATATTCGCCGGGTCGGTGATATTTATTTCAAAGCGCTGCACTTGGGGAAAATGGAGGAGGCATTTAAATAA
- a CDS encoding TrbM/KikA/MpfK family conjugal transfer protein, giving the protein MKKIVSSTFLACVISLFSSSAMAADACEVVLCMYGKVTGSSGESECHSAEQSFFKIIKKNKYGFLPNHTADAREAFLLECKSADPVIISQIISQFGRIRG; this is encoded by the coding sequence ATGAAGAAGATAGTGTCATCCACATTCCTGGCGTGCGTTATATCGTTATTTTCATCATCGGCGATGGCAGCAGATGCCTGTGAGGTGGTTTTATGTATGTATGGTAAAGTAACCGGAAGTAGTGGAGAAAGTGAATGTCATTCGGCTGAACAATCCTTCTTCAAGATTATAAAAAAGAACAAATATGGTTTCCTTCCCAATCATACCGCAGATGCTCGTGAAGCTTTTTTGCTTGAATGCAAATCAGCCGACCCGGTAATTATCAGTCAGATAATCAGCCAATTTGGCCGTATACGCGGCTGA
- the mobC gene encoding MobC family replication-relaxation protein, which yields MLITKRSERKSRNNEKIRKLLNFLKEETYSDFKTLMLFFGFADHKSLYTLLSKTERMGLIQKHILTSRALKISLWGITNDGLAVVLTPDDDIFPMRFEPSRITGWTLAHHLDNQIARITLEKKGAYGWVNGDRPAFLQRYQAKHRPDGVITLPDGKVVAIETERNLKTRARYQSIIASHLLARTSKHWIYVFYIVPDDQKKRALELIFASIKYVIVNGLHIPLEERHRNVFRIYTLAELQRLGLG from the coding sequence ATGCTCATCACAAAACGCAGCGAACGCAAATCTCGTAATAACGAAAAGATAAGAAAGCTGCTGAACTTCCTGAAAGAAGAGACCTACAGCGACTTTAAAACTCTGATGCTGTTCTTCGGTTTCGCAGATCACAAGTCGCTATACACACTGCTGTCGAAAACCGAGAGGATGGGTTTAATACAAAAGCATATCCTGACATCACGGGCGCTGAAAATTTCATTATGGGGCATCACAAATGACGGGCTGGCTGTTGTTTTAACCCCGGATGATGACATTTTCCCGATGAGATTCGAACCTTCCAGGATTACCGGTTGGACACTGGCACATCATCTTGATAATCAGATAGCCCGGATCACCCTTGAGAAAAAAGGTGCTTACGGCTGGGTTAATGGTGATCGTCCTGCCTTCCTGCAACGCTATCAGGCCAAACACCGCCCGGATGGGGTAATCACGCTGCCAGACGGGAAAGTCGTCGCTATTGAAACCGAGCGAAACCTAAAAACACGGGCACGCTACCAGTCAATCATCGCCAGCCACTTACTGGCCCGGACCAGTAAGCACTGGATCTACGTTTTTTATATCGTGCCGGACGACCAGAAAAAACGCGCTCTGGAACTGATTTTTGCCAGTATTAAATATGTCATTGTTAATGGTCTGCATATCCCGCTGGAGGAACGGCATCGTAATGTGTTTCGGATCTACACACTCGCTGAATTACAACGATTGGGACTGGGGTAA
- the virB9 gene encoding P-type conjugative transfer protein VirB9 — protein MLKKILILCLFATSSITWGAAIPRGSTYDSRMQTIDYNNQNTTIVNARPGYVTTLLFAEDEAVIDALAGFQKGWTVIKNGNRIGISPNPVNQPVTDKRGNNVNRIFLPTAKDWKTNLFVMTSKRDYSLELNVLDNDSPSQAFIIRYRYPDDERQRSAEARAANLKLQREAQEKQRTAAAFKRASTPRNWRYNKRVAGGSDSIAPDFAYDDGRFIYLGFSPGKILPSVFPVVNGQEHTITPRITRQSNYIVMVVRASSPLLVLRYGNAVVGIENAAFGKAIITSGDTISPAVTLEAK, from the coding sequence ATGCTGAAAAAAATACTTATCCTCTGCCTTTTTGCAACGTCATCCATAACCTGGGGTGCAGCCATACCGCGCGGCAGCACGTATGACAGCCGGATGCAGACTATCGATTACAACAACCAGAACACCACCATCGTTAATGCCAGGCCCGGGTACGTCACCACGCTGTTGTTTGCTGAGGATGAAGCGGTTATTGACGCCCTGGCGGGTTTCCAGAAGGGTTGGACCGTCATCAAAAATGGCAACCGTATTGGTATCAGCCCAAACCCTGTTAACCAGCCAGTCACTGATAAACGCGGTAATAACGTCAATAGAATATTCTTGCCTACAGCGAAAGACTGGAAGACAAACTTGTTTGTTATGACGTCTAAGCGTGATTACAGCCTGGAATTGAATGTGCTGGATAATGATTCCCCATCGCAGGCATTCATTATCCGTTATCGCTACCCAGATGATGAACGCCAGCGTTCAGCAGAAGCCAGAGCGGCCAACCTGAAATTGCAGCGCGAAGCACAGGAAAAACAACGGACAGCGGCGGCATTCAAACGCGCCAGTACGCCACGCAACTGGCGCTACAACAAACGGGTCGCTGGGGGATCTGACTCTATCGCACCAGACTTTGCTTATGACGATGGCCGCTTTATTTATCTCGGTTTCTCGCCCGGCAAAATCCTTCCCTCTGTCTTTCCGGTTGTTAACGGCCAGGAACACACAATAACTCCCCGCATTACCAGACAGAGTAACTACATCGTAATGGTGGTACGTGCATCATCGCCCCTGCTGGTGTTGCGCTATGGCAACGCCGTTGTCGGCATTGAGAACGCGGCATTCGGGAAAGCCATAATCACCAGTGGCGACACCATTTCCCCAGCCGTCACGCTGGAGGCCAAATGA
- a CDS encoding virB8 family protein, protein MTETEKLIASSRTFESVLLDKDKREKKAAWLMATVGFMLAAIAITALIILLPLKTTDIELWSVDKQTGRYEYMTRVKEQDISAQNALAHAFAAHYVSLRENYNYFALQRDYNDVQLYSSEGVNKDYLDWFNSDQAPDVIFNKAEYVVQIDIISNVHASATTPDNLATLRIKRTIRRIADNSVKTDFWNIRLTYRYLPRKQLTESQREVNPLGFVVTSYQRDKELRSE, encoded by the coding sequence ATGACTGAAACGGAAAAACTCATCGCCTCATCCCGGACTTTTGAATCTGTCTTGCTGGATAAAGATAAACGGGAAAAAAAGGCGGCATGGTTGATGGCAACGGTCGGCTTTATGCTGGCCGCGATAGCGATTACCGCGCTGATTATTCTGCTACCGCTAAAAACGACCGATATTGAGCTGTGGTCAGTGGATAAACAGACCGGTCGCTATGAGTATATGACGCGCGTCAAAGAGCAGGATATTTCTGCGCAGAATGCACTGGCTCACGCCTTCGCGGCGCATTACGTCAGTCTGCGTGAGAATTACAACTATTTTGCTCTCCAGCGGGATTATAACGATGTCCAGTTATACAGCAGCGAGGGGGTTAATAAGGATTATCTCGACTGGTTCAACAGTGACCAGGCACCCGATGTCATTTTTAATAAAGCGGAATATGTCGTGCAAATTGACATTATTTCCAACGTCCACGCAAGCGCAACCACTCCCGATAACCTGGCAACATTACGTATTAAACGCACCATCCGCCGCATTGCGGATAATTCTGTCAAAACCGACTTCTGGAATATCCGCCTGACCTACCGCTATCTACCACGCAAACAACTGACAGAAAGCCAGCGTGAAGTGAATCCGCTTGGCTTTGTCGTGACCAGCTACCAGCGTGATAAAGAACTGAGGAGTGAATAA
- a CDS encoding type IV secretory system conjugative DNA transfer family protein: MILNKLAVSLSPIVNGALIFIAFMQQHQLLLALLSGLTMPFFASMKSDERQKAPVWKKLIIAFSMLCFLFGTMAPPLIYFFQWLYKARIVTRTPVQAWSVLIAFTVAGFIFHIILRRVLVPELDKIKKRLVKKTSLERELRTDVRTVKTLLPETIHYDPLDYIDLNKGIFIGMDREKQPMYLPLKDWQKQHADIIGTTGAGKGVATGILLYQSILAGEGVFILDPKDDEWAPHIYRKACEDAGKPFALIDLRKQQYQLNLIEDITPDELEELFVAGFSLAEKGQESDFYRIDDRKAARIAAQFVSYSPSSTVRNIYNGDYVQGIAESIKAFFGKIEELALLNSINAPKGFSLKQIFDEGGCCYVIGSMRNSKIITAQRMLLVRLYQLAERRDRVNDIPRPIAIFLDELKYHLSKPALEGLGAARDKGVHIIMAHQSVADLEDCPADLKGDAVIGAVVENAKFKLVYRVMDPDTAEWVARMSGTILVDDEARKAKTNAVLTETIDNERTIRQAERFFIDSNMILNLPDFVSFIFTAKTLPSASLISPIKVKKRELEIYTIASDITASATPVKVALDFSDEEDSSLPGFREE; encoded by the coding sequence ATGATATTAAATAAGCTGGCCGTTTCACTATCGCCGATAGTAAATGGCGCGCTGATCTTTATTGCGTTTATGCAACAGCATCAACTGTTGCTCGCGTTATTATCTGGCCTGACCATGCCGTTTTTCGCATCAATGAAAAGCGACGAACGTCAGAAAGCTCCAGTCTGGAAAAAGCTGATAATCGCTTTTTCTATGTTGTGTTTTCTGTTTGGCACAATGGCCCCTCCGCTAATCTATTTTTTTCAATGGCTTTATAAAGCCCGGATAGTTACTCGTACTCCCGTTCAGGCATGGTCAGTGCTGATTGCCTTTACCGTAGCAGGTTTCATTTTCCATATTATTTTGCGCCGGGTATTAGTTCCCGAACTGGACAAAATAAAGAAACGATTAGTCAAAAAGACCAGTCTTGAACGGGAATTACGTACCGATGTGCGCACGGTAAAAACCTTACTACCGGAAACGATTCATTATGATCCACTGGATTATATCGATCTGAATAAAGGTATTTTTATCGGCATGGACAGGGAAAAACAACCGATGTATCTCCCACTAAAAGACTGGCAAAAACAACACGCTGATATTATTGGTACTACGGGTGCCGGTAAAGGTGTCGCTACCGGCATATTACTTTATCAAAGTATTCTCGCTGGCGAAGGTGTATTTATTCTGGACCCGAAAGATGATGAGTGGGCACCGCATATTTACCGTAAAGCTTGCGAGGATGCAGGGAAACCTTTTGCTTTAATTGACCTGCGAAAACAGCAATACCAGCTAAACCTGATTGAGGATATTACACCGGATGAGCTGGAGGAACTTTTTGTTGCCGGGTTCAGCCTGGCAGAAAAAGGCCAGGAGTCCGACTTTTACCGCATTGACGACAGAAAGGCAGCTCGCATAGCAGCACAATTCGTCAGCTACTCCCCCTCTTCGACTGTTCGCAATATTTATAACGGCGATTATGTCCAGGGGATTGCAGAGAGTATTAAGGCTTTCTTCGGCAAGATTGAAGAGCTGGCATTATTAAATTCCATCAACGCACCAAAGGGATTTTCCCTTAAACAGATCTTTGATGAAGGTGGTTGCTGTTACGTCATTGGCTCGATGCGCAACAGCAAAATTATTACTGCTCAACGAATGTTGCTGGTTCGACTTTATCAGTTAGCCGAACGGCGCGACCGGGTGAATGATATCCCCCGCCCCATCGCTATTTTTCTTGATGAACTGAAATACCATCTGTCAAAGCCCGCACTGGAGGGGTTAGGCGCTGCACGGGATAAAGGCGTACATATCATCATGGCGCATCAATCCGTTGCTGATTTAGAGGACTGCCCGGCAGATTTGAAGGGGGATGCCGTTATCGGGGCTGTTGTTGAAAACGCTAAATTCAAACTGGTTTATCGCGTTATGGATCCCGATACCGCCGAATGGGTAGCAAGAATGTCCGGCACCATATTAGTCGATGATGAAGCCCGCAAAGCGAAAACCAATGCCGTGCTGACCGAAACTATCGACAATGAACGCACAATCAGGCAGGCGGAACGATTCTTTATCGACAGCAATATGATCCTCAATCTGCCCGATTTCGTCAGCTTTATCTTCACAGCGAAAACACTTCCCTCAGCTTCTCTGATTTCCCCCATCAAGGTCAAAAAACGGGAACTGGAGATTTACACCATTGCTTCTGACATCACCGCTTCTGCCACTCCGGTGAAAGTGGCGCTGGATTTTAGCGACGAAGAAGATAGCTCTTTGCCTGGCTTCCGGGAGGAGTAA